The proteins below come from a single Candidatus Kirkpatrickella diaphorinae genomic window:
- a CDS encoding site-specific DNA-methyltransferase produces the protein MRSLPSSSIDCIFADPPYNLQLRGELRRPDETVVDGVDDDWDKFTDYSAYDRFTRDWLAEARRLLTHDGTIWAIGSYHNVFRLGAIMQELGFWILNDIVWRKANPMPNFRGRRFTNAHETMIWAARGPDSKYCFNYQAMKTLNDDVQMRSDWYLPLCTGNERVKNVHGLKLHPTQKPESLLHRVLIASTRSGDVVLDPFSGTGTTAAVAKRLGRHFVGIERHPDYVEASRLRVEAEQPLSEEHAAVTPAKREMPRIPFGTFVEQGMLPAGTELFDRQRRLRAVVSPDGSLVSGGQRGSIHKMGAQLTGAPSCNGWTFWYFERNGELLPLDILRTESSQTKLRNAG, from the coding sequence ATGCGGAGCCTGCCTTCTTCCAGCATCGACTGTATCTTCGCGGACCCGCCTTACAATCTTCAGTTACGTGGGGAACTGCGTCGACCGGATGAAACCGTTGTCGATGGCGTGGATGATGACTGGGACAAATTTACGGATTACAGCGCCTATGACCGTTTCACGCGGGACTGGCTTGCCGAAGCCCGACGCCTTTTGACGCATGATGGCACGATCTGGGCCATCGGGTCCTATCATAATGTCTTTCGTCTCGGCGCAATCATGCAGGAGCTGGGCTTCTGGATTCTCAATGACATTGTGTGGCGTAAAGCCAACCCGATGCCGAATTTCCGTGGCAGGCGGTTCACCAATGCGCATGAGACCATGATCTGGGCTGCGCGCGGGCCGGACAGCAAATATTGTTTCAATTATCAGGCCATGAAGACCCTGAATGACGATGTGCAGATGCGCAGTGACTGGTATCTGCCGCTCTGCACGGGCAATGAGCGCGTCAAAAACGTACATGGCCTGAAGCTTCACCCCACCCAGAAGCCGGAAAGCCTGCTGCATCGCGTCCTGATTGCCTCAACGCGCTCCGGCGATGTGGTGCTGGACCCATTTTCCGGGACGGGTACGACCGCCGCTGTCGCCAAACGTCTGGGGCGGCATTTTGTCGGGATTGAGCGTCACCCCGATTACGTCGAGGCCTCCCGCCTTCGCGTTGAGGCTGAGCAACCTCTTTCGGAGGAACATGCTGCCGTCACGCCTGCGAAGCGGGAAATGCCACGTATTCCGTTCGGGACTTTTGTTGAGCAGGGAATGCTGCCGGCCGGGACCGAATTATTTGACCGGCAGCGGCGTCTGCGTGCGGTCGTCAGTCCGGATGGCAGTCTCGTCAGTGGTGGCCAGCGCGGCTCTATCCATAAAATGGGGGCGCAATTGACGGGCGCGCCTTCCTGTAATGGCTGGACGTTCTGGTATTTTGAGCGCAATGGCGAGTTGCTTCCGCTGGATATCTTACGCACGGAATCATCACAGACCAAATTGCGGAATGCCGGCTGA
- a CDS encoding ankyrin repeat domain-containing protein, with the protein MSANRPAFPLSPLPRLLLIAILGLSAWVTLPATSVFGQTADEAEAEQEAAEAQKAAEARRAAKAAAPPSALPGADTQEQDAGHANRDLNPTDALYDAVNRGSLNAAKEALGRGANIYARNILDQTPLDLAIDLNRKDIIFLLLSMRGSDSTGRLANFDDDVTDANAAKGHRLSIKAEMRQKTKPVHQYDMSGGQAAPEIGFLGFGSK; encoded by the coding sequence ATGTCTGCCAATCGACCTGCATTTCCGTTGAGCCCCCTGCCGCGCTTGTTGCTCATCGCCATATTGGGACTTAGCGCCTGGGTAACATTGCCCGCCACCTCTGTCTTCGGGCAGACGGCGGATGAAGCGGAGGCAGAGCAGGAAGCGGCGGAAGCCCAGAAAGCGGCGGAAGCCCGTCGCGCCGCCAAAGCGGCGGCCCCGCCCTCCGCCCTACCCGGCGCGGACACGCAGGAGCAGGATGCCGGTCACGCGAATCGCGACCTTAACCCGACCGACGCTTTATATGACGCGGTGAATCGTGGCAGCCTCAATGCCGCGAAAGAAGCGCTGGGACGCGGCGCCAATATCTATGCGCGCAATATCCTCGACCAGACGCCGCTTGACCTGGCAATCGACCTCAACCGCAAGGATATTATCTTCCTGCTTCTATCGATGCGCGGCTCCGACTCAACGGGTCGGCTCGCGAATTTCGATGATGATGTTACCGACGCAAATGCCGCCAAAGGCCACCGCCTTTCCATCAAGGCTGAGATGCGGCAGAAGACCAAGCCGGTGCATCAATATGACATGTCGGGCGGCCAGGCAGCGCCGGAAATCGGCTTCCTGGGTTTCGGGTCAAAATAG
- a CDS encoding glutamine amidotransferase yields MTTLSFSPLLPWLVVVPFLLICLGFSAYAVFRRMQGAIPRSLAFLIAGIWLLNPVSHRIAYKPGASDVYVVLDESPSMQMAHRQAEARAALEKIRIATGQESGLNLKIIHATDSGSEGTTLFTDLQNAVTDPRRFAGAIFITDGMVHDAPARLPKIFATDTGRGPRPLDVILTGKNEEMDRQIKVLEAPTYGIVGKDASIVIKVIDHGSAEGHKAQVSLQAGRAAPQHITIETGRAETLKVPVKAAGDMPVVIQVSPLPGEVTTANNLETLHINGIRERLKVLLVSGAPNPGERVWRRLLRSDPAVDLVHFTILRAPEQDDGTSTDEMALVVFPTQALFEKKIDQFDLIILDGFKTMGLLPDAYMENIARFVQGGGGLLLLTGPEFLEDGSLKDTPLAQILPATAEAQGVMDRKFVPQLTPLGQRHPVVNGLPPHWGPWYRALKVAPASVKGDVIMKGPDENPLLVLGQAGDGRVAMLFSDQIWLWSRGEEGGGPQAQLLRRLAHWLMKEPALEAEQLSGRISGDRLDITRHSLQPRMDGPVEVTRPDKSHFMLPLHLNGKGVFTNHAVIHPSPGIWRLKQGDFESFILPEHTETLEGQDLRATSSRLDPLVQRSSGHIVWSDRFDAATRLSLRPGHHLRHVWAFPPGREIDPSRMKTRQILPAWLSALSIILCIFFAWWRERKI; encoded by the coding sequence ATGACGACACTTTCTTTCTCGCCGCTCCTTCCATGGCTCGTCGTGGTGCCGTTTCTGCTGATCTGCCTTGGGTTTTCCGCCTATGCTGTGTTTCGTCGCATGCAGGGTGCGATACCGCGCTCGTTGGCCTTCCTGATCGCCGGAATCTGGCTTCTCAATCCCGTTTCTCACCGGATCGCCTATAAGCCGGGTGCATCAGATGTATATGTCGTGCTTGATGAATCGCCCTCCATGCAGATGGCGCATCGCCAGGCGGAAGCGCGCGCGGCCCTTGAGAAAATAAGGATCGCGACAGGGCAGGAAAGCGGCCTCAACCTCAAAATCATTCATGCGACCGATTCAGGATCGGAAGGCACAACGCTTTTCACCGACCTGCAAAATGCGGTGACCGACCCACGACGTTTTGCCGGGGCTATTTTTATCACGGATGGCATGGTGCATGACGCGCCAGCCAGATTGCCGAAAATTTTCGCCACCGATACGGGGCGCGGTCCGCGGCCTCTTGATGTGATCCTGACCGGAAAAAACGAGGAGATGGACCGGCAGATTAAGGTTCTGGAAGCACCCACATACGGCATCGTCGGCAAAGACGCATCGATTGTCATCAAAGTCATCGATCATGGGAGCGCGGAGGGTCATAAGGCGCAGGTGAGTTTGCAGGCGGGCCGCGCCGCGCCGCAGCATATCACCATTGAAACAGGGCGCGCTGAAACGCTTAAAGTGCCGGTGAAAGCTGCTGGAGACATGCCGGTCGTCATCCAGGTTTCGCCCTTGCCGGGTGAGGTGACCACCGCAAATAATCTCGAGACGCTCCATATTAACGGCATCCGGGAGCGACTCAAAGTGCTTCTCGTCTCCGGCGCGCCCAATCCGGGGGAGCGTGTGTGGCGGCGCCTCCTAAGGTCCGACCCGGCAGTTGATCTTGTGCATTTCACGATCCTGCGTGCGCCGGAGCAGGATGATGGCACTTCAACAGATGAGATGGCGCTGGTCGTCTTCCCCACGCAGGCGCTTTTCGAGAAGAAGATCGACCAGTTTGATCTCATTATCCTCGATGGCTTCAAAACCATGGGCCTGTTGCCGGACGCCTATATGGAAAATATCGCGCGCTTCGTGCAGGGCGGCGGCGGGCTGTTATTGCTCACGGGACCGGAATTCCTCGAAGATGGCTCCCTGAAAGATACCCCGCTTGCGCAGATCCTGCCAGCAACGGCGGAGGCTCAAGGCGTCATGGACCGCAAATTTGTCCCGCAACTGACGCCGCTGGGTCAACGCCACCCTGTCGTTAATGGCTTGCCCCCGCATTGGGGTCCCTGGTATCGCGCATTGAAGGTCGCGCCCGCCTCCGTCAAGGGCGATGTTATCATGAAAGGACCGGATGAGAACCCCCTTCTCGTCCTTGGCCAGGCGGGAGACGGCCGTGTCGCCATGCTGTTCTCCGACCAGATCTGGCTCTGGTCCCGCGGGGAGGAGGGTGGCGGCCCGCAGGCGCAGCTCCTGCGCCGACTGGCACATTGGTTGATGAAGGAGCCAGCCCTCGAAGCGGAACAGCTTTCAGGCCGAATTTCCGGGGATCGGCTCGACATTACCCGTCACAGTCTGCAACCCCGAATGGACGGACCTGTTGAGGTGACGCGGCCCGACAAAAGTCATTTCATGCTGCCTCTCCACCTCAATGGTAAAGGCGTATTCACAAACCATGCTGTAATCCATCCAAGCCCCGGTATCTGGCGCCTCAAACAGGGTGACTTCGAATCATTTATTCTTCCAGAACACACGGAAACGCTTGAAGGGCAGGATCTGCGCGCGACGTCATCGCGGCTTGACCCTTTGGTGCAACGATCATCCGGGCATATTGTCTGGTCAGACAGGTTTGACGCTGCGACAAGGCTTTCACTTCGCCCCGGCCATCACTTGCGTCACGTCTGGGCCTTCCCGCCCGGGCGCGAAATTGACCCGTCCCGCATGAAAACCCGTCAGATCCTGCCAGCCTGGTTAAGCGCGCTCTCCATCATTTTATGTATCTTCTTCGCCTGGTGGCGGGAACGAAAAATCTGA
- a CDS encoding DUF4159 domain-containing protein, whose translation MTFLHPLLLLALLVLPVAFWVTRMTPPPAKQYIFPPLKILQSIQIRRSTPARASIWLFILRSAALTLIILGLAHPIWSPKAVQDGWRNDDLTLIIDNGWAAYPNRSLIRETILRLGKDSFAHGHAMTLIATARQDDGSFTGPMVSHDLSLLRAHLQRVRPRPWRTERAQALKDVALSGRKLLLLSDGVATDEDASFRTQLQAASRRFTMTLPDRDILTLIKVSEGNNPARFMISRLGTAPTEFDIVAETSGHLTLRRDHIALAAGQKSVEWQSNLPAPVQRKMARVSLHLSDGHQAGPASIFLMNDSRQRHPVGLLLAPIPGDDINTPAFYLRHALSQISDMRQGRLDNLLAQKLSVIIWPSQTALRPEGQRRLKDFVTHGGWLVRFVSTADAAMGENQDGSPENTLLPVRLVGNLRDLDSVMSWEKPQTLAAFPLSSPFAGLAPPGDLVIRKTVIAQPDPELPGRIWARLTDGTPLVTASKLGRGEIVLFHADSGPEWGNLPLTGLFPDMLDRIVRRSTGVMAESMADKLPPLQLMGDAGDLREPTDVVKPLTASNLAATQPGPTHPPGMYGPQGAAHAYNLGPFVTPLQRQTVTGNVILAEKLTPSHDASAALVLIGMLCLLADIVLRARHLGLLVFVVVIFIGFSPLPIPSSAQAASVAEAARATRLAYILTGQETLDAVSRQGMKGISDYASDRTSAKLATPDGVRPGQDDLAPYPLLYWPIDAQTKFEAKRNAALDDFIAHGGMLLIDTIDAGEEDDDASAAQRHLAEVTRGIHLPALAKLDARHILAHCFYILRSFPGRFAGKAVWVARNADPNNDSVSPVIIGQADWARAWAVDDQGNHPYAVIPGQDRQRTLAERFGVNIIIYALTGNYKQDQMKVPALLKRLQP comes from the coding sequence ATGACATTTTTACATCCGCTTCTGCTTCTGGCCCTGCTGGTTTTGCCAGTCGCTTTCTGGGTAACGCGGATGACGCCGCCACCCGCGAAACAATATATTTTCCCGCCGCTGAAAATCCTGCAATCCATCCAGATCCGGCGTTCGACGCCAGCGCGTGCGTCGATCTGGCTTTTTATTCTGCGGTCCGCTGCTCTTACGTTGATCATTCTCGGCCTCGCCCACCCCATCTGGTCACCGAAAGCGGTCCAGGACGGGTGGCGAAATGACGATCTCACCCTCATCATCGATAATGGCTGGGCGGCCTATCCCAATCGGTCGCTGATCCGGGAAACGATTTTGCGCCTGGGGAAGGACAGCTTCGCGCACGGCCATGCCATGACGTTGATCGCCACCGCGCGTCAGGATGATGGCAGCTTTACCGGCCCGATGGTCTCACATGATCTCAGCCTTCTGCGCGCGCATCTCCAACGCGTCCGGCCCCGCCCCTGGCGGACGGAACGCGCCCAGGCGCTCAAGGATGTCGCGCTGAGCGGTCGCAAATTATTATTACTTTCGGACGGTGTCGCGACGGATGAAGACGCATCCTTCCGCACGCAACTCCAGGCTGCATCGCGGCGCTTCACCATGACGCTTCCCGATCGCGACATTTTGACGTTGATCAAAGTCAGTGAGGGTAATAATCCCGCACGCTTCATGATCTCACGCCTTGGGACAGCGCCGACGGAATTTGACATTGTGGCTGAGACATCGGGCCATCTCACTTTGCGGCGCGATCATATCGCCCTCGCCGCAGGCCAGAAAAGCGTTGAATGGCAAAGCAACCTCCCGGCGCCCGTACAGCGGAAGATGGCGCGCGTGTCGCTTCACCTTTCTGACGGGCATCAGGCTGGCCCCGCCAGTATCTTTCTGATGAATGACTCGCGCCAGCGTCACCCTGTGGGGTTGCTTCTGGCACCGATACCGGGCGATGATATCAACACGCCCGCTTTCTATCTGCGTCATGCTTTGTCTCAGATTTCAGACATGCGGCAGGGGCGGTTGGATAATCTCCTTGCGCAGAAATTATCCGTCATCATCTGGCCATCCCAGACGGCCTTGCGCCCGGAGGGACAGCGCCGCCTGAAGGATTTCGTGACGCATGGGGGGTGGCTGGTCCGGTTCGTCAGCACGGCAGACGCTGCAATGGGGGAAAATCAGGACGGATCGCCCGAAAACACGCTCCTGCCCGTGCGCCTTGTCGGAAATCTGCGGGATCTCGACAGTGTCATGTCATGGGAAAAACCACAGACACTCGCCGCTTTTCCACTCTCTTCACCTTTTGCCGGGCTTGCCCCGCCGGGTGATCTCGTCATTCGTAAGACGGTCATCGCCCAGCCGGACCCGGAATTGCCCGGCAGGATATGGGCCCGATTGACGGACGGCACACCTCTCGTCACCGCCAGCAAACTTGGACGCGGCGAAATTGTGCTCTTCCATGCGGATAGCGGCCCGGAATGGGGCAATCTGCCCCTGACCGGTCTCTTCCCCGATATGTTGGATCGCATCGTGCGGCGCTCAACAGGCGTAATGGCTGAATCCATGGCAGATAAATTGCCGCCTCTTCAGCTTATGGGTGATGCCGGAGATTTGCGTGAACCTACGGATGTCGTCAAACCTCTCACAGCGTCAAATCTTGCCGCAACGCAGCCAGGCCCGACCCACCCACCGGGCATGTATGGTCCTCAAGGCGCAGCGCACGCTTATAATCTTGGCCCTTTCGTGACGCCTCTGCAGCGTCAAACAGTAACTGGGAACGTGATATTGGCGGAAAAATTGACGCCGTCACATGATGCAAGCGCGGCGCTTGTTCTGATCGGTATGCTCTGCCTGCTCGCTGACATCGTTTTACGCGCGCGGCATCTGGGCCTGCTGGTTTTCGTGGTGGTTATTTTTATCGGTTTCTCTCCTCTCCCCATCCCATCCTCGGCGCAGGCCGCTTCAGTTGCGGAGGCGGCGCGCGCCACGCGCCTCGCTTATATACTGACCGGGCAGGAAACGCTGGACGCCGTGTCACGCCAGGGTATGAAGGGGATTTCCGATTACGCATCTGACCGGACATCCGCCAAACTGGCGACGCCGGATGGCGTGCGGCCGGGGCAGGATGACCTCGCGCCCTATCCCCTCCTTTACTGGCCTATCGACGCGCAAACAAAATTTGAGGCTAAACGCAATGCTGCGCTTGACGACTTCATCGCCCACGGGGGCATGCTTCTGATCGACACAATTGATGCGGGAGAAGAGGATGATGACGCTTCAGCAGCGCAGCGCCACCTTGCTGAGGTCACGCGCGGCATTCACCTTCCCGCTTTGGCGAAATTGGATGCGCGGCATATTCTTGCCCATTGTTTCTACATCCTGCGCAGCTTTCCCGGGCGTTTTGCGGGGAAGGCCGTCTGGGTGGCGCGGAATGCGGACCCGAATAATGACAGTGTCAGCCCGGTCATTATCGGGCAGGCAGACTGGGCGCGGGCCTGGGCGGTGGATGATCAGGGCAATCACCCTTACGCCGTCATACCCGGTCAGGATCGCCAGCGCACCCTTGCGGAACGTTTCGGCGTCAACATCATCATCTACGCCCTGACCGGCAATTATAAGCAGGATCAGATGAAAGTCCCCGCTCTGCTCAAGCGGCTTCAGCCATGA
- a CDS encoding DUF58 domain-containing protein, whose product MPALSDDLPDVWDFSRISSFFAGGRKAEAHLSAPPDRAADLPALLLQAQNVVSRLESGTHRRRRAGMGQDFWQFRLAQPHEPSRHIDWRQSARSRQLWVRQKEAETQRSLALWCDVSASMQWRFRARLPIKRDVAFIAALALGGAALKGGENVALIAHGVKAHNFRTARALTALGERLVAHQQAQIPEAGDVPPSSEMVLISDFLWSVDQIEEALAGLSPLARHLHLICVLDPAEISLPIRGFTALTDSSSAVRHRMSIDDDVARIYEKALHQHLDALRDFVVQRGGSFTLMPTNDDVASILRPLHARLSARTHGEAR is encoded by the coding sequence TTGCCAGCGCTGTCCGACGACTTGCCTGACGTGTGGGATTTCTCCAGAATTTCGTCATTTTTCGCTGGTGGCCGCAAGGCGGAAGCGCATTTATCAGCGCCGCCCGACAGGGCTGCGGATTTGCCGGCCCTTCTTCTGCAGGCGCAGAATGTGGTCAGCCGCCTTGAGTCCGGCACGCATCGTCGCAGGCGCGCGGGGATGGGGCAGGATTTCTGGCAATTCCGACTGGCGCAACCGCATGAGCCGTCGCGTCATATAGACTGGCGTCAGTCCGCCCGCTCCCGACAATTATGGGTACGGCAGAAGGAAGCTGAAACCCAGCGAAGCCTCGCTTTGTGGTGCGATGTCAGCGCCTCCATGCAATGGCGCTTCAGGGCGCGTCTCCCGATCAAACGTGACGTGGCATTTATCGCCGCCCTTGCATTAGGTGGCGCGGCTTTGAAGGGCGGTGAAAATGTCGCCCTCATCGCACATGGCGTGAAAGCGCACAATTTCCGCACGGCACGCGCCCTCACCGCCCTTGGCGAGAGATTGGTTGCCCACCAGCAGGCGCAGATACCCGAGGCGGGTGATGTGCCGCCTTCCTCCGAGATGGTGTTGATCAGCGATTTCCTCTGGTCGGTTGACCAGATTGAAGAAGCGCTTGCAGGACTGAGCCCCCTGGCGCGGCATCTCCATTTGATCTGTGTGCTTGACCCCGCCGAAATCTCATTACCTATTCGTGGTTTCACAGCCCTTACCGACAGCTCAAGCGCAGTGCGCCATCGTATGTCCATTGATGATGACGTCGCCCGAATTTATGAGAAAGCCCTGCACCAGCATCTGGATGCGTTGCGCGATTTCGTCGTGCAGCGCGGCGGAAGCTTTACGTTGATGCCGACAAATGATGATGTCGCGTCAATATTGCGGCCACTCCACGCCAGATTATCAGCGCGGACGCATGGAGAGGCGCGATGA
- a CDS encoding AAA family ATPase produces the protein MTDHSVETQSGKGDALLAQADRLVARLSDARDAIGRIIFGQETVVEHLLTSVLSGGHALLLGAPGLGKTLLVSTAAHVLGLDTKRIQFTPDLMPSDITGSEILDETKSGQRGFRFIPGPIFTQMLLADEINRASPRTQSALLQAMQEYRVTQSGEEHALPRPFHVLATQNPLDMEGTYPLPEAQLDRFMLCIKLTYPHADAEKRMLVATTGIKKAEIAPLFSAETLLDAQHLIRSLPVGEKITDAIIHLVRDLRPETSHLPDAQHLAYGPGPRAAQSLMLACRARALLTGRLSPNIADIEALAQVTLTHRMGLKFTAESAGITIDAVIASAVRRLA, from the coding sequence ATGACCGATCACAGCGTCGAAACACAATCCGGGAAAGGTGATGCCCTTCTCGCGCAGGCCGATCGGTTGGTGGCGCGCCTCTCTGACGCGCGGGATGCGATCGGGCGCATTATCTTCGGCCAGGAAACGGTGGTTGAGCATCTGCTTACGTCCGTCCTGTCAGGGGGACATGCGCTTTTACTTGGCGCGCCGGGGCTGGGGAAGACATTGCTGGTTTCTACCGCCGCGCACGTTCTGGGGCTTGATACGAAGCGCATCCAGTTTACGCCCGACCTCATGCCGTCCGATATTACCGGCAGCGAGATATTGGATGAGACGAAATCCGGACAACGTGGCTTTCGCTTCATTCCCGGGCCGATCTTCACCCAGATGCTCCTCGCAGACGAAATCAACCGCGCCAGCCCCCGCACGCAATCCGCGCTGCTTCAGGCGATGCAGGAATATCGTGTGACGCAATCCGGGGAGGAGCACGCCCTGCCCCGACCTTTTCACGTTCTTGCCACGCAGAACCCGCTGGATATGGAAGGTACTTATCCCCTCCCGGAAGCGCAGCTTGACCGCTTCATGCTGTGCATCAAGCTGACATATCCCCATGCTGATGCGGAAAAACGCATGCTTGTCGCCACGACGGGCATCAAAAAAGCGGAAATCGCACCGCTCTTCTCTGCCGAGACCCTCCTCGACGCGCAACATCTTATCCGCAGCCTGCCGGTGGGAGAGAAAATCACGGATGCGATCATCCATCTGGTGCGTGACCTGAGGCCGGAAACCTCCCATTTGCCTGACGCGCAACATCTCGCTTACGGCCCCGGGCCGCGTGCGGCCCAGTCATTGATGCTCGCCTGTCGCGCGCGTGCCCTCCTGACAGGACGCCTCTCCCCCAATATTGCCGATATTGAAGCCCTGGCGCAGGTGACGTTGACCCACCGCATGGGGCTCAAATTCACCGCGGAATCGGCAGGAATTACCATTGACGCCGTCATTGCCAGCGCTGTCCGACGACTTGCCTGA
- a CDS encoding DUF1285 domain-containing protein, with product METQMSDGSTTENGADVLSDVVAEAPTAPSKTARRVLPFLIKRQGTWLYQGSPIKRKEMVCMFASMLRRDKEGHFWLKTPREEGVIQVEDAPFTAVELNFEGSCGRHQTLSLRTNIDEIISVNAMHPLMTQWRQIVTPDAAPVPYVQVRAGDGDFPILARLTRAVYFELAALAVPGQVGCEKCMGVWSDNCFFPLAPHLD from the coding sequence TTGGAGACGCAGATGTCGGATGGCAGCACAACTGAAAATGGGGCAGACGTCCTGTCGGACGTCGTGGCAGAAGCGCCGACCGCGCCAAGCAAGACGGCGCGCCGTGTGCTTCCTTTTCTGATAAAGCGTCAGGGCACATGGCTGTATCAGGGCTCTCCCATCAAGCGTAAAGAAATGGTCTGCATGTTCGCATCAATGTTGCGACGCGACAAGGAGGGACATTTCTGGCTCAAAACCCCGCGGGAAGAAGGGGTGATACAGGTTGAGGACGCACCTTTTACGGCGGTTGAACTTAATTTCGAGGGAAGTTGCGGCCGCCATCAGACGCTTTCCCTCCGCACAAATATTGATGAAATCATTTCCGTCAACGCGATGCATCCTCTCATGACGCAATGGCGTCAGATCGTCACGCCGGATGCCGCGCCTGTGCCTTACGTGCAGGTCCGCGCCGGTGACGGGGACTTCCCGATCCTTGCGCGGCTGACGCGGGCGGTTTATTTTGAACTTGCAGCACTTGCCGTCCCCGGTCAGGTTGGTTGCGAAAAATGTATGGGTGTCTGGAGCGATAATTGCTTCTTTCCCCTTGCACCCCACCTTGACTAA
- a CDS encoding CCA tRNA nucleotidyltransferase has protein sequence MSLGQFVSHDTALKKLWQHLPQARLVGGCVRDLLLNLPVHDVDLATPQSPEVVMQILEAAGFKVYATGLRHGTVTSVIDGRAFEITTLRRDVTTDGRHAVVAWTDDWREDAARRDFTINAMSCDRAGQVHDYFNGQADLAARQLRFVGDAETRIREDALRILRFFRFLARFDVAKPDQAALTAIRDLHALIARLSGERIAAEIMRIVVLDRAPLVLSLMQEVGVLPHIVSHPNLRFFSHLLSLGAPAEPRLRLAALYPPREEVKRLRLSREDTDLIDFLTATQPLLDPAADDAALRRALSEAPPDRLTLRSWMDQAADRSGTSSESWQKFRTRLNAMETPTFPLQGRDLLDQGMSPGRSLGTVLKATEDWWRARGCVDGLSACLSYALTLRGFSRNSSPT, from the coding sequence ATGTCTCTGGGACAGTTTGTCTCTCACGACACAGCGCTGAAAAAGCTCTGGCAGCACCTGCCGCAGGCGCGCCTTGTCGGGGGGTGCGTGCGGGATCTTTTACTGAACCTGCCTGTCCATGATGTTGACCTCGCCACCCCCCAATCGCCGGAGGTTGTGATGCAGATCCTTGAGGCGGCGGGCTTCAAGGTTTACGCAACCGGGTTGCGCCACGGCACTGTGACATCTGTCATTGATGGGCGCGCTTTCGAAATCACCACATTGCGGCGTGATGTTACCACGGATGGTCGCCATGCTGTTGTCGCCTGGACGGATGATTGGCGGGAAGACGCGGCGCGACGTGATTTCACAATCAACGCCATGTCCTGCGACCGTGCGGGGCAGGTGCATGATTATTTCAATGGCCAGGCCGACCTTGCCGCCCGGCAACTTCGCTTTGTCGGAGATGCGGAGACGCGGATCCGGGAAGATGCGTTACGCATACTGCGATTTTTTCGCTTTCTGGCACGGTTTGACGTGGCGAAGCCGGATCAGGCGGCGCTTACCGCCATCCGCGATCTTCATGCACTGATCGCGCGGCTTTCCGGGGAGCGCATCGCGGCTGAAATCATGCGCATTGTCGTGCTTGACCGCGCGCCCCTCGTGCTCAGCCTGATGCAGGAAGTGGGGGTGCTGCCACATATTGTGTCTCATCCCAACCTGCGTTTTTTCAGCCATCTACTCTCGCTTGGTGCGCCTGCTGAGCCGCGTCTCCGCCTGGCTGCGCTTTATCCACCGCGGGAGGAGGTAAAGCGTCTTCGCTTATCGCGTGAGGATACAGATCTCATCGATTTTCTCACGGCCACCCAGCCACTGCTTGACCCCGCTGCAGATGACGCGGCCTTGCGTCGCGCACTCTCGGAAGCACCGCCGGATCGCCTGACCTTGCGGAGCTGGATGGATCAGGCGGCTGACCGTAGCGGCACGTCCTCTGAGAGCTGGCAGAAATTCCGCACGCGTCTCAATGCGATGGAAACACCGACATTTCCCCTTCAGGGCCGAGACTTGCTGGATCAAGGCATGTCCCCCGGCAGGTCGCTTGGCACCGTGCTGAAAGCGACGGAAGATTGGTGGCGTGCACGCGGATGCGTTGACGGGTTGTCAGCATGTCTGTCATACGCATTGACGCTTCGGGGCTTCTCCCGCAATTCCTCGCCGACGTAA